The Xylocopa sonorina isolate GNS202 chromosome 10, iyXylSono1_principal, whole genome shotgun sequence genome contains the following window.
TCGACGACGTTCACGTCTCTCGACGCAGTACAGAACGCATTACGCTATCCTAGACGCGATTCACCGAGTGCACGCTGAAATGCGAACTGAAATAAACCAGATGCGCGGCGCGAGCCGCCCGCAGGGCGGTGTGAACGCTCGAGGCATCGTGCGCACGTGACGCAGACGATCACCAGACGATTTAACAATAGAGAACAATATATTATTGTCCGATCTACGATAAATAAAAGTGTCCTCTCCgaaggaaagagaaaaaaaagaaacacacaAAGGAAGAAACTAAATTCTCGCTAATTCTGCGTCAAGCCaacgcacacgcacacgcgcTCGCGCGTGTAATGGTAGCAGCAATGCTGGTAGGGGGCGTCTAATGTTAGTCGAAAGAGAAATCAGTTCGCGGCGATCACGGCGGCGGCTgtcgaggacgacgacgacttCTTCTTCAGCACGATGTCCTTGATGTTGAGATTGACCTTCTCCTTGCGCGGCGGCGGCACTGACTGCAGGCAAAACCTCTTGAAGGCTTctagctcgcgttcagcgtcgtCCATCTCCCCGTCCTCGAGGTCTATATCTTTGGGCGTGAATACGCTCTCTGCAAAAGACACGCTCTCAATACTAGAAATCGTTGGTCCCTATCGTTGGGGGGAGGAGGGAGGAAGACTGCTTGTGCGTTTTAGCTATTTGGTCAGCACATTGGATCATCCTGCAAGTTTTACACGGTTTCTCAATTACCTTGCATTCTACAGGTTTCTCTCTTCTCCTGGTATAGATAGGTATAATATAGTTTCTTACGTTTCGATATCATGGAAGTATTGGTACAGAATCACGCGACAATCAACTGAAAGTGATAAATGAAAAATTGAGCGAGAAAAGACGCTTCCAAGGATGAAGATACACTTGAGAAGGTATCCCAACAGTTTTGTTCAATCTCTGGAATACAGATTGTTCCAATAACAGAGTTGAAGCCGCGAATATTCGCTGGGATGATCCAATATCTTTGAATTCTTTCCTCCTTTGAGGGAAGGGTGGAAGGTACTGCCTGAGTATGGGTATTGTACAAGAAATAATATAATAGTAATAATTGAACGAGatggaaaaaaaaacaaaatgaaGAAAATGGCAAACCCCGATTAAGAGATTCGAGAGGAAACAGCGAGCTCGAGAGCGTCCAGGCAATTTCTAAAAACATCGTCCTCGAAGGATGAGAAAAAGAGAGCGCTTCACGTGATCCATACGCATGCAGCAGTTCTTTTCTCGGTTCTCGGCGATGCAACAGGGAATAAGTTCTCATAACTTGTTGGGAAAAAGTGAATTCTGTTTTATTGAAATCACGTGACTCAAAATAATCCGTGTTACTCTTCCCGTTATCGATCGTGTAGGGTCGTTGGAACGTGGCCGTGATGAAGATTTCATCGGGTGTAGCGGCAGGTATTAGCAAACTCGCTGTCATGGTCAATGAATTTGGTAAAGCGTGACTCTCTCTCGAGTGATCTACGTATCTTTTCTttatctttttttccttttctttctttccacGTACACGGTCGGCTAACAGCTCCCGTTCGCATCTAATCGTCTAACagccacacacacatacacgcgcACAAAGTCTCCCTTTAAACGTCATGCTCGGCGTTAAAGTATTCCTCGTGCTCGTGATCACGATCGATTCTCAGTTGTGCACACAACTAGAAAGGAAacaggaaaaaagaagaaagaaaaagatataGTGTAAGAGATAAATGCATTCAAGACGTTCCTATGATGTACAGTACATGTTCAGCAGATGCTCGATGAAAAGGACTGCGCCTTAACATATTACGGACGTATAAGACTTTACGATTGAAATGTAGTTTTCGATCATTTAATATTGTGCCAATAGTTTATTACAGTATTCATTCTCTGTCATCTAAAGCCAATGAAATCTAATGAACGATATTGAGATACCATCGTGCGGCTATTAAATAAACTATGCGCAAGCTGGAAGTTATAATCTCTTGTTTGCTGTCGGTAATGTAGGTCACGTCCGCAATGCGTTAAGATTCGTCCTAGCTGTAGAGAATTCTTGAAACTTTGTTTCTGATTTCTTTTTTAATAAACATAGTGGTAAAATGTCGATGATTAAAATAAAACCAAATGTAATGAAGTTAAACGTTGCAGTATTGCTTTAACGATATAAAGTCTTTTAATCTTTCTCGACTAATTCGACATCCAAGTGGCCACTGTTCGAGCGATACTTCGAATTGGTTGCGAGCATCTAGTGAAAATTTACTGTAAAGAAAATGAAAAgctacgaaaaaaaaaaagagaactatCCTAAGGTCGGACAGTATCTTCATAAGTATGACGGATGCAATCACTACTACGAAACTGTACACGTTCAATTGGACAGTCACCTGATTGGTCGATTTAAAAGTATGAAGATAGTCGCGCGCAAACAAGCggaaagaaaataaagaaaagatAGTGCTCACTGGCCAGAAGTGTCCCTTGCGGACAATCCCCCGAGAAATTCGTGGTCGGATCAATTCGTGGCGTATCCCTTAAGCGCACACATCCCCGATACATTCGATTAAATTTTCTTTCTTTCGAGCATATAGCCTGCGATCGAGACTTCGTCCTAACGCGGTACACTGTCCTCTCCTGACggaaaacgaaacgaaagaaaaacCGTCGTCAGTGTAACTCAACCTATTCTCTATTACACGTCCATAAacgttctatatatatataatatatatgtacatatcttCAGTATTGACACTGTGTACGATAtctatatacacacatattatCTCTCTAATTCTTATGTCACTGTACAATGTGTTGTTCTTTCACATCTACTTTCTCAAAAAAgtgaagaataaaaaataataaaagaaacaATAAACTCTTTCTCGTACCAGGAGCGAGAAGTGCACCCCGGCGGTGTgttaagaagaaaaaaaaacgaaagaagcAAATTTACATGTTAAACTCTGATTATTGTTGTTTCTCACCAACGAGGTTCCAGTCATCGCCGCACTGCCTCGCGCCGGTCCcgcgtttcttcttcttcttgctcTTCCCGCTGGAGGACGCTGCTATCGAGGCGTTTATCGCTTCTCTCACCGCCGATTTCGCGCTCTGCACGTCTTCCATGCTGGACTCGGTCCTAACTTTCGTTAGGGTCACGCTGGTTCCCTTCAGGTTGATACCGTTCTCCGGTATTGGCTGGCCGTTGGTCACCTTGCTGATTTGTATGTTGGCCAAACCGCTGAGGGTTGTGCAGTCTGGCGTCAGTCTGTTCCTCAGTTCAGCCAGACTCGACGGTATGATGCCGTTCGCGTGCTTCATGCTCGTGGCTTCTGTCGACTTTTGCGACGACAGATCGCCTTTCACGATGTAATCCGGTTTTGGTGGCGACGTCAGGCCTGCGTTGATCGCCTGCTGCAACGCTGGACTCCTGATAGTCACCATGCCGTTCTCTGATACCTTTATAATGGCTGCCTGTTGAGTAGGTGGCACTTTCATCGGGCCAAACGCTGGATTCCTTATGGTCACCATGTTGGTGTTGGGATTGTGGAGTATTCTGGCAGGCTCGTCCGCGTGATCGTTCATAAACGGGTCACTGTTATGTACTGTTATATGATTCGACGCGTTCCCGGAATTCGCCGCGTttttgttcttcttcttcttcttcttgctgCTGGTGTTCTGGCTCTGTTGCATTTCTTTAGATACATCTACAATGGAACGACGAATCATTATTTTACGTGAACAAGATGCAGGATGTATAAACGTTTGAACAAGTTAATAGCTTTCTCGACTTTATCACCGTTGTGTCATAAATTCAGAGAATAATTGTCATGTCGTATCACTCGATTGAAAATTAATAAAGTGTCGAGCATTTACTTACCCTTTTCCATGGGTTTAGGTAGAAGATCTTGCTTCAATTTCCCGGTATCGACCACGATAACGTTGCCACCCGCCTGAGGACTCGCATAACTCGACTGAACGCCGCTCATCGGCGCAGCAATTATGGTAGTCTGCTTGGGAGGGTTCACTGGTTTTGGTAACGGCGCTGACCTTATTGGCAAAGGTTTCGCGGGAGCGTCGACCTTCGTTATCGTAATACCGGGCGGCAATTTCAAATTTTCTATATTAATCTTTGAATTCGCGCTGATATCCTTGAACTGGCTGCTCAGCGGTGAATTCACCCTTTCCGTGGACGTTGAACGCATTTCCGGCCGCTGCTTGACCGTCATCTGATTCATCACTTTGCTCTGAATCTTATGATTCTCGTTCTTCGCCTGTTTAATCGTCACGCTGTTGCACGTATTCTTGTTGTTCTTGTTCAAACCCAATTGACCACCGTTCTTATCTTGCGATTGCGTCTTCGATTTCTTATTCTTTTCACTGGTAATACTTGGATTCTGCGGCGACTTCTGCGAGATTGGCGTTTGGGGCGGGGTGTTCGCTTTGTTCTGTTTCTTCTGTGGTACGTTCTGAGGTTGATTCTTGTTCTTATTCACGGCGTTGTTCTGTTGCAGCACGTTCTCCTTGTTCTCTGTATTCTTCTTGTCTTTTTTCGACTTGGTTTTCACGTCAGAAATAGCCTGCTGTTGAATCTTTTTCTCGTCCACCTGTTTCCCTTTGCTCTTCTCATTGTTCGGCTGTTGTTTCACGTTGCTCTTACTGTCGCAAATTTTATTCTGAGCCTGCTGTTTCGCGTTATTCGTTTGCTGCTGCTTATTCCCCAGCTGCAAcgaattattgttattattattgctattgttattgttgttgttattattatttgctTTGGCCTTCTTTTTCTTCCCGCTGATATTCTGATTCTGCTCGTTCTCCAGCTTCAAACCGGCCACCTCCTTCGTTTGCCCGTTCACCAACGTGAACAGAACTTTATCCTCCGCCGGTGTTTGCCCTTTCAACGTGATGGTCACCGTTGGTTCCGCGCTGTTCGACTCCATGACTCTCTTAATAGTCACGATCTGCGGCTGCGTTTCTGTCTGAATCGGTTTCTTCGAGTCCTCTTTCGCTTTCGCCTCTTCGATCTTTTTCATTTCCTTCTTCAgcttcttcctctctttcttaGTCAATTTCTTGTCATTCGAGTCCGCGATCAGTGTTTTCTCCGTGGCGTTGTTTGTAATATTTTCAATATTTGTGCTATTGCTACCGGTTGTCTGTATTTTATTACTTTTATTGCTGACTTCAACTCTGTCGCTCTTGATCACGGTTTTATTGTTCGTTTGCCCGGAGATTATCGTTCTGTCGGCTTTGCTAATACTTTTGCTCTTTACATTGGTATTCACAGGCGCAGTCTTCGTTTTACTATTTATACTACtggtactactactactactgctgctgctgctacagCTACTGCTACTAGTGTTACTACTATTGCTACAGACTTCTTGTTTGTCTTTCTTTTTATTACTTAATTGCTTTACAGCCGGCAACGCTACGGGCGGCGACGTAGGTAAAATAGATACTTCGGGTAGATTACACTGAGGTAATAATCTTTGAGGAACAGGCTTCTGCGGATCTACGACTGTGATCGTCACTTCCGGTGTCTTTTTTTGCAACTCTATTAATTTCTGTCTTTCTGCCTCCTGTCTGTCTCTTTTCAGCTTTTCTTCCAACTGTAAAAAAAAGGAGCTAATGAAACAAACGGAACACTTTGTCAACCCATTCGCTTGACAACGTGATCAAGCCTAAAACAACGTTTCTCTTAATAAATATTAACCTTTCGTTGCTTTTGCCTCGCTTTCTTCTCAgcttttttattattatctttCTTCCCGTTCTGATTGCCTTCGATGAATTCAAGCAGCTCTTCCAGATCCCTCTGATCTCGCTGATCCGTTTGCATCGCGGGAACAGTCAAAACAGGCGTGTTCGATCTAGGCGCAACATTAGTGATCGCCTTCATTTCTGTACTAGTATTGGACACCACAGACTCAGAGGGACTTTTCGAGGGGCTACAAGTGGCTTTACACTTTCTGGCTTTCTTCTTGGTCAACAACTGCCGTAACCGTTCTCTCATCTCGTTATAATTTCGACTAACAGGTGCTACTGAAGgctgtaaaaaaaaaatttctctGTAGGTCTCGATACTTCCCGGAAGTTGATTCGTACACGCTAGTTAAAATGTATAAAGCAACCAGGTCTGCTTACAACTCCATGGCCAAATACTTCACAGTAACAACAGTCGCAATGTCTACTTGAATCCCTTTGCGCTGAACTACTGGTGGAACAGGAGTCCTCCTGGCTACTCCCCGAATCAGAACAGTCCCCGTCTCCAGAACTTACTGTAACGATGCAATGAATACATGTTCGTTTTTACTAAGAGAAAGCGATTTCAGAATGGATAAACAGTAGAGACGTAGTTCAGCGGATACTGACAATCGTTACACGAGACTCTCTTAATGTGCTCGACGTTAGCTTGTTTGTGACAAGCGTGCGACGAATGATTGCTGTGTGTATGAGATCTATGAGTAGGACCCGCATTTTTTACCAAATCAGGTGGAGGCCCGTGCGTATGCGAATGATTGGTACCTATTCAGTTCcaagagaaaaaaaatatatcttcttTAAAAGGTCGATTACTCGAACTTCGACGAAGTTTCAAAGCGAGGGGTTGAGAATCGTAGCGGTTACACGATAAATGAACAAATGACTCGCAGCTATTGATTTCAAACGATACAAAAATCATTGCGGATCTAAATCTTCTATCTTGTTGATCCTGTTGTCGTTAATAGGATTCTCAACCCGTTGAACGTCACAGAAAACATGATTGACTGACATAATACATCGCTTGTACATACCTTGAGGTGTTATCGTGTGATTATGAGCCGTATTCGGTGTCTGCGTTGTAGAATGCCTCGTTTGTGTTTGTGCGGACTGCGTAGAACCAGTTTTTACAATAGGTTTATTTAGTTCTTGATTATCGTTCACGGTAGAAGGTGATACTGGCTTTGGATGACCATTCGACACGACCGTTTCAGGTACAGCTAACGACATTATCGATTATTATAACAGTTCGTCGCGATTTTCTAGTAATTGGCGAttaagaatttttatttttatcaattACATTTCGTCAAACAAGGGCACGTGTCCCACATTTTCCGCTTGGAATTTAATAAACACGGACAAGGCGGATTTTCTAGCACCATTTTCCTCTCCGTTATCTCTTTCACGTGCTGGTACACGCACGAACAAGGCTGCGGATCGGACGTCCTTAAATCGACGTCTTCGTTCATGTTTTCCACCTCGTTTTCTTCAGTTTTTATTTCCATTATTTCTACGTCCTCCAATTTTTTCTTCACCTGCGTCGCGCAACAATTCGCCGTATCCTCTAAAATGAAATTCAACGAATTAATTAAATATGTGCTGGCCATGCACATATATTCGATTAGCTCCGATTTTTCGAGCGATTCTCACCTAAGAAATCATTTATGAGTTGTGGAAAGGTATTTTCAAACGGCAACAACATATTTTCCGTGTCACTTTTATTAACCTGCGCAAATTAATTTGATTAATCACTGAGTCTTTATATGATCGAGAAACAGGAATATGCCAGAGAAGTAAAAATGTCCTTACAGTAGAAGTTACTGCAGGTCCTGTACACATATGACATTCGCAACTTTTACCATCTTCCGCATTGTTCTCTAAACAAGTCCCCTCGTTATGCGCCCTTTACGAGAACGTTCGTAAATTAAAAACAGACATAAAATGATAATAACAACAACTTGAATACGTAGTAACAAATACCTGACGGTTCTCATCGCGAATTGCGTCAAGTCATCTAACAAAATTTTAAGTATCTCGATACTTGGTAGCATATTAAGCGAATTCAGACTAAAATCCGTGGTAGGACTCAGTGGTCTACCATCTAGCTCCGACGCGTCAACTTTTGCTTGTGATGCAAGCATCGAAAGTTGTCCATCTGCTTCTTGCAGTTCGCTGAAAAAACGAAAATTAGATCGTTAATTCCCGGATGCACTTCTGCATGTACTCGACGATGAGATACAGCGATTCAGACGAAATCCATTCAAACGTTATACTATGCGATACCCTAAAGGTAGAAGTCGCCAAATGTCTATAGTTGATAAAATGAATATAGTACTTCTTATGTAATAACGTGCTGCGTATCGTTCATATGCCGTGACAACGACACAATCCCAAAACTTGGAAACGTTCGTACTTGTACCTTGGAACGATCAAGATTTGTGAATTGTGTCACCATTGCAATAACTCGATAGCCTCGACGTTTTCGTTATTATGACATTACTATACATCTTGTCGGCTGTTCGACTCTAACGTTAACGTACCTTCCAACATCTGGCGATTTATTTAACACACGTTGCTCCATAAGCTTCCTGGTCGCCGTGAGCAATTCCCAGCCCTCTCTCACTTGTCTAACACGGGTCATTCGAACTGCTTGTTCTGCACTGAAATACGCACCGCTTATAAAACATATCCCCTTTTGAGATTATCGTTCGATTGATACAGATACGCTCAAAAAAAAAGTGAATACTTTTTATACACTTCTAAATTAATTCTACGATAACATCCGACTCTATACGATTGATCGAAGAATTAACGTGTTCCAAATGAATTGGCAAAGTGTTAAAGTACAATACGTATTATCACTTACTTGTACTTATCCATCCACGATTCAGTTTCTGCCCACAGATCCCTGATTATCGTCATCTCTTTGTCGAACGATAAATACCGATGGACGAGACGTTGGTATTCCGAGCCTTTTAAAGGCAAAAGTTTTCTTAACTGTAAAACCTAAGGTATGTATTCGGTATCTAACGGACATAGATTAATTTCAATTGATAAATATGAACGCGGTGCGAGTCTATTTACCTGGCCAATAAAGGGTGGCAAATTGTTTTGTATTAACGGATCGTCGTATATATAGATCTGATATAACTTTTTAATGAAAGAACCCCACGATAAAGGAAGTTTACAATTAAACTTGCCCAAATGATCTTTTAAAAGTTTTACAAATTCATAAATCTTTAAAGCTGTCGATATCAACGCGTCGTAATCATCTAAGAGacctatgaaaaaaaaaaagcgtcTGATCATGATTTGCGTTAGCCAGTGAAAAGAAATCGTTTAACCCCTTAACGTACATGCTCGAGTTAACTTGTTCAGCACATTATCTTGTATTATCATGATGCACGTACGCGCGAATCTCGCTACTGTAGTGAATTCTGTAATATCAGATTATGTGTTGCGCTTTACATTCTCGTATACCACAAGATAAAGAGAGTGAAAAACAGCGTATACTCTattattgtaaaaaaaaaaatcaaaataTTATTCTTATCCTAACTTCGCTTTCTTTTCAAGTATATTGTAATAACACAACGATAAATTTATTTGCGCAATGACACCTCGATCGTCTGAACTAAAACACAGCGCATATTGTTCGAATAACTGAATGAAACTCTGTTCTCTTGCGAAAGAATATCGTCAAtgttaaagggttaaattaa
Protein-coding sequences here:
- the LOC143427801 gene encoding uncharacterized protein LOC143427801 isoform X3 → MSGSDGEDGQCNRTRESNVAAMGDVLARKHADDGQSGGRVDAGDDLARQDRELAVVAAEDAVRSPVVADSVPVANMPLDESVVDEFIKGARGPESMELNVSRTRHETFVENLGSTAGNVDSPCRGKEMCSCDVCKANRGLFREEVQKATKFQNLWTELRQHIRGSFNVALEASRVPGGLQFQQNPFSEDDMHKIVLQLCKRDPHQLFMRLVSLAQEFVVEVKVRLLALLHDRSVNNLAEIFLTGLLDDYDALISTALKIYEFVKLLKDHLGKFNCKLPLSWGSFIKKLYQIYIYDDPLIQNNLPPFIGQVLQLRKLLPLKGSEYQRLVHRYLSFDKEMTIIRDLWAETESWMDKYNAEQAVRMTRVRQVREGWELLTATRKLMEQRVLNKSPDVGSELQEADGQLSMLASQAKVDASELDGRPLSPTTDFSLNSLNMLPSIEILKILLDDLTQFAMRTVRAHNEGTCLENNAEDGKSCECHMCTGPAVTSTVNKSDTENMLLPFENTFPQLINDFLEDTANCCATQVKKKLEDVEIMEIKTEENEVENMNEDVDLRTSDPQPCSCVYQHVKEITERKMVLENPPCPCLLNSKRKMWDTCPCLTKSVPETVVSNGHPKPVSPSTVNDNQELNKPIVKTGSTQSAQTQTRHSTTQTPNTAHNHTITPQGTNHSHTHGPPPDLVKNAGPTHRSHTHSNHSSHACHKQANVEHIKRVSCNDLSSGDGDCSDSGSSQEDSCSTSSSAQRDSSRHCDCCYCEVFGHGVPSVAPVSRNYNEMRERLRQLLTKKKARKCKATCSPSKSPSESVVSNTSTEMKAITNVAPRSNTPVLTVPAMQTDQRDQRDLEELLEFIEGNQNGKKDNNKKAEKKARQKQRKLEEKLKRDRQEAERQKLIELQKKTPEVTITVVDPQKPVPQRLLPQCNLPEVSILPTSPPVALPAVKQLSNKKKDKQEVCSNSSNTSSSSCSSSSSSSSSTSSINSKTKTAPVNTNVKSKSISKADRTIISGQTNNKTVIKSDRVEVSNKSNKIQTTGSNSTNIENITNNATEKTLIADSNDKKLTKKERKKLKKEMKKIEEAKAKEDSKKPIQTETQPQIVTIKRVMESNSAEPTVTITLKGQTPAEDKVLFTLVNGQTKEVAGLKLENEQNQNISGKKKKAKANNNNNNNNNSNNNNNNSLQLGNKQQQTNNAKQQAQNKICDSKSNVKQQPNNEKSKGKQVDEKKIQQQAISDVKTKSKKDKKNTENKENVLQQNNAVNKNKNQPQNVPQKKQNKANTPPQTPISQKSPQNPSITSEKNKKSKTQSQDKNGGQLGLNKNNKNTCNSVTIKQAKNENHKIQSKVMNQMTVKQRPEMRSTSTERVNSPLSSQFKDISANSKINIENLKLPPGITITKVDAPAKPLPIRSAPLPKPVNPPKQTTIIAAPMSGVQSSYASPQAGGNVIVVDTGKLKQDLLPKPMEKDVSKEMQQSQNTSSKKKKKKNKNAANSGNASNHITVHNSDPFMNDHADEPARILHNPNTNMVTIRNPAFGPMKVPPTQQAAIIKVSENGMVTIRSPALQQAINAGLTSPPKPDYIVKGDLSSQKSTEATSMKHANGIIPSSLAELRNRLTPDCTTLSGLANIQISKVTNGQPIPENGINLKGTSVTLTKVRTESSMEDVQSAKSAVREAINASIAASSSGKSKKKKKRGTGARQCGDDWNLVESVFTPKDIDLEDGEMDDAERELEAFKRFCLQSVPPPRKEKVNLNIKDIVLKKKSSSSSTAAAVIAAN
- the LOC143427801 gene encoding uncharacterized protein LOC143427801 isoform X5, which encodes MSGSDGEDGQCNRTRESNVAAMGDVLARKHADDGQSGGRVDAGDDLARQDRELAVVAAEDAVRSPVVADSVPVANMPLDESVVDEFIKGARGPESMELNVSRTRHETFVENLGSTAGNVDSPCRGKEMCSCDVCKANRGLFREEVQKATKFQNLWTELRQHIRGSFNVALEASRVPGGLQFQQNPFSEDDMHKIVLQLCKRDPHQLFMRLVSLAQEFVVEVKVRLLALLHDRSVNNLAEIFLTEFTTVARFARTCIMIIQDNVLNKLTRACLLDDYDALISTALKIYEFVKLLKDHLGKFNCKLPLSWGSFIKKLYQIYIYDDPLIQNNLPPFIGQVLQLRKLLPLKGSEYQRLVHRYLSFDKEMTIIRDLWAETESWMDKYNAEQAVRMTRVRQVREGWELLTATRKLMEQRVLNKSPDVGSELQEADGQLSMLASQAKVDASELDGRPLSPTTDFSLNSLNMLPSIEILKILLDDLTQFAMRTVRAHNEGTCLENNAEDGKSCECHMCTGPAVTSTVNKSDTENMLLPFENTFPQLINDFLEDTANCCATQVKKKLEDVEIMEIKTEENEVENMNEDVDLRTSDPQPCSCVYQHVKEITERKMVLENPPCPCLLNSKRKMWDTCPCLTKSVPETVVSNGHPKPVSPSTVNDNQELNKPIVKTGSTQSAQTQTRHSTTQTPNTAHNHTITPQVSSGDGDCSDSGSSQEDSCSTSSSAQRDSSRHCDCCYCEVFGHGVPSVAPVSRNYNEMRERLRQLLTKKKARKCKATCSPSKSPSESVVSNTSTEMKAITNVAPRSNTPVLTVPAMQTDQRDQRDLEELLEFIEGNQNGKKDNNKKAEKKARQKQRKLEEKLKRDRQEAERQKLIELQKKTPEVTITVVDPQKPVPQRLLPQCNLPEVSILPTSPPVALPAVKQLSNKKKDKQEVCSNSSNTSSSSCSSSSSSSSSTSSINSKTKTAPVNTNVKSKSISKADRTIISGQTNNKTVIKSDRVEVSNKSNKIQTTGSNSTNIENITNNATEKTLIADSNDKKLTKKERKKLKKEMKKIEEAKAKEDSKKPIQTETQPQIVTIKRVMESNSAEPTVTITLKGQTPAEDKVLFTLVNGQTKEVAGLKLENEQNQNISGKKKKAKANNNNNNNNNSNNNNNNSLQLGNKQQQTNNAKQQAQNKICDSKSNVKQQPNNEKSKGKQVDEKKIQQQAISDVKTKSKKDKKNTENKENVLQQNNAVNKNKNQPQNVPQKKQNKANTPPQTPISQKSPQNPSITSEKNKKSKTQSQDKNGGQLGLNKNNKNTCNSVTIKQAKNENHKIQSKVMNQMTVKQRPEMRSTSTERVNSPLSSQFKDISANSKINIENLKLPPGITITKVDAPAKPLPIRSAPLPKPVNPPKQTTIIAAPMSGVQSSYASPQAGGNVIVVDTGKLKQDLLPKPMEKDVSKEMQQSQNTSSKKKKKKNKNAANSGNASNHITVHNSDPFMNDHADEPARILHNPNTNMVTIRNPAFGPMKVPPTQQAAIIKVSENGMVTIRSPALQQAINAGLTSPPKPDYIVKGDLSSQKSTEATSMKHANGIIPSSLAELRNRLTPDCTTLSGLANIQISKVTNGQPIPENGINLKGTSVTLTKVRTESSMEDVQSAKSAVREAINASIAASSSGKSKKKKKRGTGARQCGDDWNLVESVFTPKDIDLEDGEMDDAERELEAFKRFCLQSVPPPRKEKVNLNIKDIVLKKKSSSSSTAAAVIAAN
- the LOC143427801 gene encoding uncharacterized protein LOC143427801 isoform X6, with the translated sequence MSGSDGEDGQCNRTRESNVAAMGDVLARKHADDGQSGGRVDAGDDLARQDRELAVVAAEDAVRSPVVADSVPVANMPLDESVVDEFIKGARGPESMELNVSRTRHETFVENLGSTAGNVDSPCRGKEMCSCDVCKANRGLFREEVQKATKFQNLWTELRQHIRGSFNVALEASRVPGGLQFQQNPFSEDDMHKIVLQLCKRDPHQLFMRLVSLAQEFVVEVKVRLLALLHDRSVNNLAEIFLTEFTTVARFARTCIMIIQDNVLNKLTRACLLDDYDALISTALKIYEFVKLLKDHLGKFNCKLPLSWGSFIKKLYQIYIYDDPLIQNNLPPFIGQVLQLRKLLPLKGSEYQRLVHRYLSFDKEMTIIRDLWAETESWMDKYNAEQAVRMTRVRQVREGWELLTATRKLMEQRVLNKSPDVGSELQEADGQLSMLASQAKVDASELDGRPLSPTTDFSLNSLNMLPSIEILKILLDDLTQFAMRTVRAHNEGTCLENNAEDGKSCECHMCTGPAVTSTVNKSDTENMLLPFENTFPQLINDFLEDTANCCATQVKKKLEDVEIMEIKTEENEVENMNEDVDLRTSDPQPCSCVYQHVKEITERKMVLENPPCPCLLNSKRKMWDTCPCLTKSVPETVVSNGHPKPVSPSTVNDNQELNKPIVKTGSTQSAQTQTRHSTTQTPNTAHNHTITPQGTNHSHTHGPPPDLVKNAGPTHRSHTHSNHSSHACHKQANVEHIKRVSCNDLSSGDGDCSDSGSSQEDSCSTSSSAQRDSSRHCDCCYCEVFGHGVPSVAPVSRNYNEMRERLRQLLTKKKARKCKATCSPSKSPSESVVSNTSTEMKAITNVAPRSNTPVLTVPAMQTDQRDQRDLEELLEFIEGNQNGKKDNNKKAEKKARQKQRKLEEKLKRDRQEAERQKLIELQKKTPEVTITVVDPQKPVPQRLLPQCNLPEVSILPTSPPVALPAVKQLSNKKKDKQEVCSNSSNTSSSSCSSSSSSSSSTSSINSKTKTAPVNTNVKSKSISKADRTIISGQTNNKTVIKSDRVEVSNKSNKIQTTGSNSTNIENITNNATEKTLIADSNDKKLTKKERKKLKKEMKKIEEAKAKEDSKKPIQTETQPQIVTIKRVMESNSAEPTVTITLKGQTPAEDKVLFTLVNGQTKEVAGLKLENEQNQNISGKKKKAKANNNNNNNNNSNNNNNNSLQLGNKQQQTNNAKQQAQNKICDSKSNVKQQPNNEKSKGKQVDEKKIQQQAISDVKTKSKKDKKNTENKENVLQQNNAVNKNKNQPQNVPQKKQNKANTPPQTPISQKSPQNPSITSEKNKKSKTQSQDKNGGQLGLNKNNKNTCNSVTIKQAKNENHKIQSKVMNQMTVKQRPEMRSTSTERVNSPLSSQFKDISANSKINIENLKLPPGITITKVDAPAKPLPIRSAPLPKPVNPPKQTTIIAAPMSGVQSSYASPQAGGNVIVVDTGKLKQDLLPKPMEKDVSKEMQQSQNTSSKKKKKKNKNAANSGNASNHITVHNSDPFMNDHADEPARILHNPNTNMVTIRNPAFGPMKVPPTQQAAIIKVSENGMVTIRSPALQQAINAGLTSPPKPDYIVKGDLSSQKSTEATSMKHANGIIPSSLAELRNRLTPDCTTLSGLANIQISKVTNGQPIPENGINLKGTSVTLTKVRTESSMEDVQSAKSAVREAINASIAASSSGKSKKKKKRGTGARQCGDDWNLVGEKQQ